One Halorientalis litorea DNA segment encodes these proteins:
- a CDS encoding transcription initiation factor IIB family protein: MYRASDEVEHEQWLTELADARETLDLGEETEVRAADLFLSSVPDDDRSKRAVLAASLYVATLVTGERRSQGEVASAVGVSRLTVQQRWKDLLETAGLDAPDW; this comes from the coding sequence GTGTACCGTGCCAGCGACGAGGTGGAACACGAGCAGTGGCTCACCGAGTTAGCCGACGCGAGGGAGACGCTGGACCTCGGGGAGGAGACGGAAGTCCGCGCCGCCGACCTGTTCCTCTCGTCGGTCCCGGACGACGACCGGTCGAAGCGGGCGGTGCTGGCGGCCAGTCTCTACGTTGCGACGTTGGTCACGGGTGAACGCCGGTCGCAAGGGGAGGTGGCGTCGGCCGTGGGCGTCTCACGGCTGACGGTGCAGCAACGGTGGAAGGACCTTCTGGAGACTGCCGGGCTAGACGCCCCGGACTGGTAG
- a CDS encoding MOSC domain-containing protein gives MAAVESVEAVANRGLRGDRYFRGTGYYSGFDGCEVTLVTESALESIQEEYDIDLRDGRHRRNVVTRGVPLIHLLDTRFAVGDTVLDGTRPRPPCAHVEAVAEEDGVARALQADRGGICAHVVESGTVEVGDTVEVRERLTTDPDELAEAIRDRHD, from the coding sequence ATGGCGGCAGTCGAGTCGGTCGAGGCAGTCGCCAACCGTGGCCTGCGCGGCGACCGGTATTTCCGGGGGACGGGCTACTACTCGGGGTTCGATGGGTGTGAGGTAACACTCGTGACCGAGTCGGCACTCGAAAGCATCCAGGAGGAGTACGACATCGACCTCCGGGACGGCCGCCACCGGCGCAACGTCGTGACACGCGGCGTACCCCTCATCCACCTCCTCGACACGCGGTTCGCTGTCGGTGACACTGTTCTCGACGGGACGCGCCCACGGCCACCGTGTGCCCACGTCGAAGCCGTCGCCGAGGAAGACGGGGTGGCACGGGCACTACAGGCAGACAGGGGCGGCATCTGCGCGCACGTCGTCGAGAGCGGGACTGTCGAAGTCGGCGACACCGTCGAGGTACGGGAGCGGCTGACTACCGACCCGGACGAACTGGCCGAGGCGATACGGGACCGCCACGACTGA